One part of the Deinococcus budaensis genome encodes these proteins:
- a CDS encoding DMT family transporter: MPTPVRTGLLLALVAALSFATLGIWGKLAGEVGLGTYQVLAWRFGLVAAALLPLVGRGLSWPQRGPLLGAGVVYVLATFCYFGALGRVTAGATGLLLYLAPAFVILFGWLAGQRPGAARLGAVALAALGLGLVVGVPGAGDRDPLGLALGAGAGALYAAYLLASERWLRGVPPLAATGHLALVGAAAFGALAAARGELGMPEGAAQWGVILGMAALPTLIAVPALYGAVSRLGAARASLLGTLEPLFTVALAFLVLGEPLRPAMLLGGALILAGAALAQGPGGEARPAPAPAPSPLS; encoded by the coding sequence ATGCCCACCCCCGTCCGCACCGGTTTGCTCCTGGCCCTCGTCGCCGCGCTGAGTTTCGCCACGCTGGGCATCTGGGGCAAGCTGGCGGGGGAGGTGGGACTGGGCACGTATCAGGTGCTCGCGTGGCGCTTCGGGCTGGTGGCCGCCGCGCTGCTGCCGCTGGTGGGCCGGGGACTGAGCTGGCCCCAGCGGGGGCCGCTGCTGGGGGCCGGGGTGGTCTACGTGCTGGCGACGTTCTGCTATTTCGGGGCGCTGGGGCGCGTCACGGCGGGGGCGACCGGGCTGCTGCTCTACCTCGCGCCCGCCTTCGTGATCCTGTTCGGGTGGCTGGCGGGGCAGCGGCCGGGCGCGGCGCGGCTGGGGGCGGTGGCGCTGGCGGCGCTGGGCCTGGGCCTGGTGGTGGGGGTGCCGGGGGCCGGCGACCGCGATCCCCTCGGGCTGGCGCTGGGAGCCGGGGCGGGGGCGCTCTACGCGGCCTACCTGCTGGCCTCCGAGCGCTGGCTGCGGGGCGTCCCCCCGCTCGCCGCGACCGGGCACCTCGCGCTGGTGGGGGCCGCCGCCTTCGGGGCGCTGGCGGCGGCGCGGGGCGAGCTGGGCATGCCGGAGGGCGCCGCGCAGTGGGGCGTGATCCTGGGCATGGCCGCGCTGCCCACCCTGATCGCCGTGCCCGCCCTGTACGGGGCGGTCTCCCGGCTGGGCGCGGCGCGGGCCAGCCTGCTGGGAACGCTGGAGCCGCTGTTCACGGTGGCGCTGGCCTTTCTCGTGCTGGGGGAACCCCTGCGGCCCGCCATGCTGCTGGGCGGGGCGCTGATCCTGGCGGGCGCGGCGCTGGCGCAGGGGCCTGGGGGCGAAGCGCGTCCAGCCCCCGCCCCCGCCCCGTCTCCCCTATCCTGA
- the priA gene encoding replication restart helicase PriA, with the protein MTPPAPPRPPAPWQVVVALPIPALDFAAPHGYGGAVPLGCRVLVPWRGDLAVGLVVSEGEGGAGTHRLREAVHILDDEEGPWVPPATVRAVTAWAQDARLPAGLVWGDLLGVGWEADLDHRVRAVAGADLGAFGARAPTRAWADAAAFAPGLLDAVREQGLLEEAFRPRPRTRPVVRARPLAEVPAGARRVTVLRAAPQAPATLTPKGRVAWSWLAQHGPQPTLSAWARGAGVGAGVVSGVLNAGGAGYALEDAPPPPAWTWLREVGPAESLSAWAAGASADGVALTPTMAGTLAARGWADTVPVPASPPALPAPEAAWTTPDPDRLPEAPAWRLHGGRPLGRFRTLAPRVLRLLAEERGVLVLAPDHATLRRAWEGLSGLATAAGTRAVQVSGALSGVEREHSWQLIRSGGAGLVVGSYLALTAPLPDLALVVVLEEGSDAYKLQSGSRAFVPDVAARVAAAHGAELALVGGAPAAESVPLPGAVLPPPRARVHVVDYANPPEQPELGPLSGVHLTPGDLGYPISHDLARLLRQVQERGRQAALLAPRRGYSALLRCPSCEHTPGCRNCDVPLRFHQTTRQLTCHQCGYHESVPDRCEQCGERMWKARGPGTEWIAAEVAKLAPGLPVYRCDRDRQDDLAPLHAGESGVVVGTQLLLSGQAPPNLALIGVTLADTWLNVSDFRASERYHRLLRQLAEWHPERAPLIVVQTFQAEHPALRVMVEGKDALAYPAAEERARQALGYPPHARLAQVEVAARDAGKAQVAAQDIFDALHGAGATAGEVLGPAPSPVARLRGVYPYHLLLRARDDARLAQLLGSLDRPWKARVRVDVNPRGGL; encoded by the coding sequence GTGACGCCGCCCGCCCCGCCCCGCCCGCCCGCGCCCTGGCAGGTGGTGGTTGCCCTTCCCATTCCCGCGCTCGATTTTGCTGCCCCACATGGGTATGGGGGCGCCGTGCCGCTGGGCTGCCGGGTGCTGGTGCCCTGGCGCGGCGACCTGGCCGTGGGGCTGGTCGTGAGCGAGGGGGAGGGGGGCGCGGGCACCCACCGCCTGCGCGAGGCCGTCCATATCCTCGACGACGAGGAAGGCCCCTGGGTGCCCCCCGCCACCGTGCGGGCGGTCACCGCCTGGGCGCAGGACGCGCGCCTGCCCGCCGGGCTGGTGTGGGGCGACCTGCTGGGCGTGGGCTGGGAGGCCGACCTCGACCACCGGGTGCGGGCGGTGGCGGGGGCGGACCTGGGCGCTTTCGGCGCGCGGGCGCCGACGCGGGCCTGGGCCGACGCGGCGGCCTTTGCCCCGGGCCTGCTCGACGCGGTGCGCGAACAGGGCCTGCTGGAAGAAGCCTTCCGGCCCCGGCCCCGCACCCGCCCGGTGGTCCGCGCCCGCCCGCTGGCCGAGGTGCCCGCCGGGGCCCGCCGCGTGACCGTGCTGCGCGCCGCGCCCCAGGCCCCCGCCACGCTGACCCCGAAAGGCCGGGTCGCCTGGAGCTGGCTGGCGCAGCACGGCCCGCAACCCACCCTCAGCGCCTGGGCGCGCGGCGCGGGCGTGGGCGCCGGGGTGGTCTCGGGGGTGCTGAACGCGGGCGGGGCGGGGTACGCCCTCGAGGACGCTCCCCCGCCCCCCGCCTGGACCTGGCTGCGCGAGGTCGGCCCCGCCGAGTCGCTGAGCGCCTGGGCTGCGGGCGCCTCGGCAGACGGGGTGGCGCTGACCCCCACCATGGCAGGCACGCTGGCGGCGCGCGGCTGGGCCGACACCGTGCCGGTGCCCGCCTCGCCCCCTGCCCTGCCCGCCCCGGAGGCCGCCTGGACCACCCCCGATCCCGACCGCCTGCCGGAAGCCCCCGCGTGGCGGCTGCACGGGGGCCGCCCCCTGGGCCGCTTCCGGACGCTGGCGCCGCGCGTGCTGCGGCTGCTCGCCGAGGAGCGCGGCGTGTTGGTCCTCGCGCCCGACCACGCCACCCTGCGCCGGGCCTGGGAGGGCCTTTCCGGCCTCGCCACGGCGGCGGGCACCCGCGCGGTGCAGGTGAGCGGCGCGCTGTCCGGCGTGGAGCGCGAGCACAGCTGGCAGCTGATCCGGTCGGGCGGCGCCGGGCTGGTCGTCGGCAGCTACCTCGCCCTCACCGCGCCGCTGCCCGACCTCGCCCTGGTCGTGGTGCTGGAGGAGGGCAGCGACGCCTACAAGCTCCAGTCGGGGTCGCGCGCCTTTGTCCCCGACGTGGCCGCGCGGGTGGCCGCCGCGCACGGGGCCGAACTGGCGCTGGTGGGCGGCGCCCCCGCCGCCGAGAGCGTGCCGCTGCCGGGGGCCGTGCTGCCGCCCCCGCGCGCCCGGGTGCATGTGGTGGACTACGCCAATCCGCCCGAGCAGCCCGAACTCGGCCCCCTCAGCGGCGTGCACCTCACCCCCGGCGACCTGGGCTACCCGATCAGCCACGACCTCGCCCGGCTGCTGCGGCAGGTGCAGGAACGCGGGCGGCAGGCGGCGCTGCTGGCGCCCCGCCGGGGCTACTCGGCCCTGCTGCGCTGCCCCTCGTGCGAGCACACCCCGGGCTGCCGCAACTGCGACGTGCCGCTGCGGTTTCACCAGACCACCCGCCAGCTCACCTGCCACCAGTGCGGCTACCACGAGTCCGTCCCCGACCGCTGCGAACAGTGCGGCGAGCGGATGTGGAAGGCGCGCGGTCCCGGCACCGAGTGGATCGCCGCCGAGGTCGCCAAGCTCGCGCCGGGCCTCCCGGTCTACCGCTGCGACCGCGACCGCCAAGACGACCTCGCCCCCCTGCACGCGGGCGAGAGCGGCGTGGTGGTGGGCACCCAGCTGCTGCTCTCGGGGCAGGCGCCGCCCAACCTCGCGCTGATCGGGGTGACCCTGGCCGACACCTGGCTCAACGTGTCCGACTTCCGCGCCTCCGAGCGCTACCACCGTCTGCTGCGCCAACTGGCCGAGTGGCACCCCGAGCGCGCGCCATTGATCGTCGTGCAGACCTTCCAGGCCGAGCACCCCGCCCTGCGGGTGATGGTGGAGGGCAAAGACGCCCTGGCCTACCCCGCCGCCGAGGAACGCGCCCGCCAGGCCCTGGGCTACCCCCCGCACGCCCGGCTGGCGCAGGTCGAGGTCGCCGCCCGCGACGCGGGCAAGGCGCAGGTCGCCGCCCAGGACATCTTCGACGCCCTGCACGGGGCCGGGGCCACCGCCGGGGAGGTCCTGGGTCCGGCGCCCAGCCCGGTCGCCCGGCTGCGCGGCGTGTACCCCTACCACCTGCTGCTGCGCGCCCGCGACGACGCCCGGCTGGCCCAGCTGCTGGGCAGCCTCGACCGGCCCTGGAAGGCACGGGTGCGGGTGGACGTGAATCCGCGCGGGGGCCTGTAG
- a CDS encoding metallophosphoesterase family protein translates to MIRLAVLSDLHANLEATLAVHADIQRRGITELWVLGDLVGKGPRPREVVEWTREHATRVIQGNWDARVAGATNRPQDLWPRARLTPDQLAYLAGLPYGIEEQFGGAWWRFVHASSKGLFHRLYPHSSLAEQLDAYLPNPQFALRQHADALVYADVHETLMLDVEGRPLINTGSVGNPLDSTLPSYLILEFDPNSPAHSATFVRLTYNRDAEITAAEASGMPFTREYIAELLTGAYQKRRARTGE, encoded by the coding sequence ATGATCCGTCTCGCCGTCCTCTCGGACCTGCACGCCAACCTGGAGGCGACGCTGGCGGTCCACGCGGACATTCAGCGGCGCGGCATCACCGAGCTGTGGGTGCTGGGCGACCTGGTGGGCAAGGGGCCGCGCCCGCGCGAGGTCGTCGAGTGGACGCGCGAGCACGCCACCCGCGTCATCCAGGGCAACTGGGACGCCCGGGTCGCGGGGGCCACCAACCGCCCGCAGGACCTCTGGCCGCGCGCCCGGCTCACGCCCGATCAGCTCGCGTACCTCGCGGGATTGCCCTACGGCATCGAGGAGCAGTTTGGCGGCGCGTGGTGGCGCTTTGTCCACGCCTCCAGCAAGGGCCTCTTTCACCGCCTGTACCCGCACTCCAGCCTCGCCGAACAGCTCGACGCCTACCTGCCCAACCCGCAGTTCGCCCTTCGCCAGCATGCCGACGCGCTGGTCTACGCCGACGTGCACGAGACGCTGATGCTGGACGTGGAGGGCCGCCCCCTGATCAACACCGGCTCGGTGGGCAATCCGCTCGACAGCACCCTGCCCAGCTACCTGATCCTGGAGTTCGACCCGAACAGCCCCGCCCACAGCGCCACCTTCGTGCGGCTGACCTACAACCGCGACGCGGAGATCACGGCCGCCGAGGCCAGCGGGATGCCCTTTACCCGCGAGTACATCGCGGAACTGCTGACCGGGGCGTACCAGAAGCGGCGGGCCAGAACCGGGGAGTAG
- a CDS encoding VC0807 family protein, whose translation MTAPQTPRPAAPARSQGGVPKTVWDLVFTLVIPILILSPNLLTSGFSFSENVFGGGTTGNIRAYLLAALIPVAYVLTDLFVNRNVSPVALIGGAGAIFSGALAFWYVDGFWYAVKDSARSYLVGLFFLISAGTRVPLFRVFLDAASIGEKAQDRAATQQAMRDPAVHRGLVAGTVTFAVVDLIGGVVNSAVNYARVTAKFGSDAFNAQVAEVNAIMRVPGLVISLLGVALAIYLVQRAVKRRYGAEASLLEPSKLAEKMRERGEIGA comes from the coding sequence ATGACCGCCCCGCAAACGCCGCGTCCCGCCGCACCCGCCCGCTCCCAGGGGGGCGTGCCCAAGACCGTCTGGGATCTGGTGTTCACCCTGGTGATCCCGATCCTGATCCTGAGTCCCAACCTCCTGACCAGCGGCTTCAGCTTCTCGGAGAACGTGTTCGGCGGCGGCACCACTGGAAATATCCGGGCCTACCTGCTGGCGGCCCTGATTCCGGTCGCCTACGTGCTGACCGACCTTTTCGTGAACCGCAACGTCAGCCCGGTGGCCCTCATCGGCGGGGCAGGGGCGATCTTCTCGGGGGCGCTGGCCTTCTGGTACGTGGACGGCTTCTGGTACGCGGTCAAAGACAGCGCGCGGTCGTATCTGGTGGGCCTCTTTTTCCTGATCAGCGCGGGCACGCGGGTGCCGCTGTTCCGGGTCTTTCTGGACGCGGCCAGCATCGGGGAAAAGGCGCAGGACCGCGCGGCCACCCAGCAGGCCATGCGCGACCCTGCCGTCCACCGGGGGCTGGTCGCGGGCACCGTCACCTTCGCGGTGGTGGACCTGATCGGCGGCGTGGTGAACAGCGCCGTGAACTACGCCCGGGTGACCGCGAAGTTCGGCAGCGACGCCTTCAACGCCCAGGTGGCCGAGGTGAACGCCATCATGCGCGTGCCGGGCCTGGTGATCAGCCTGCTGGGCGTGGCCCTGGCGATCTACCTGGTTCAGCGCGCGGTGAAACGCCGCTACGGCGCAGAAGCCAGCCTGCTGGAACCCTCCAAGCTGGCCGAGAAGATGCGCGAACGCGGGGAGATCGGCGCGTAG
- a CDS encoding DR2241 family protein: MRSLVLIGHGSHLNGESAGAVYRYAELIRGRGLYDEVVEGYWKEEPSLRQVLKTTRSTDVTVIPMFISEGYFTETVIPRELGLGHQGPVAPEGVARVLGGKTVRYTLPYGVHPGMSDVILARAREALPDLNPADTALIVLGHGTTRNENSNRVIYQNAERLRASGQFAQVEALFLDEDPKVGTWPQVVTAPRVVVVPFFASEGWHTLETIPEDMGLTGDVTEFPGNPGGPQTVYYAKPVGTHAAVADVVLHLAEEARGASPHGGDEDRGHAQAWAAFLELARRGTRVGEALVFPQAGMFELRHALDEGRPAPDLTTVVTPEGLRDLARFDEGGHHRPVHTFRTLPRGWRAVVSEEDLPRAMHNLYPAVVEEGYAHHTHSLRATPWPTTARRQTGIYARVTRATPEQVEEVARDVCSRCLKTRLWAGEKLGCTFFAGVPGAIPCPEACTYFVAEMREEVSGKRGGAGGHSHDH; encoded by the coding sequence ATGCGTTCTCTGGTGCTCATCGGTCACGGCTCCCACCTCAACGGCGAGTCGGCGGGCGCGGTCTACCGTTACGCGGAACTGATTCGTGGGCGCGGCCTGTACGACGAGGTGGTGGAGGGCTACTGGAAGGAAGAACCCTCGCTGCGCCAGGTGCTGAAAACCACCCGCAGCACCGACGTGACGGTGATTCCGATGTTCATCTCGGAAGGCTACTTCACCGAGACGGTGATTCCGCGTGAGCTGGGGCTGGGCCACCAGGGGCCGGTGGCGCCGGAGGGCGTCGCCCGCGTGCTGGGCGGCAAGACGGTGCGCTACACCCTGCCCTACGGGGTGCATCCGGGCATGAGCGACGTGATCCTGGCGCGCGCCCGCGAAGCCCTGCCGGACCTGAACCCCGCCGACACCGCCTTGATCGTGCTGGGCCACGGCACCACCCGCAACGAGAACTCCAACCGGGTGATCTACCAGAACGCCGAGCGCCTGCGCGCCTCGGGCCAGTTTGCCCAGGTCGAGGCCCTCTTTCTGGACGAGGACCCCAAGGTGGGCACCTGGCCGCAGGTCGTGACGGCCCCGCGCGTGGTCGTCGTGCCCTTTTTCGCCTCGGAAGGCTGGCACACCCTGGAGACGATTCCCGAGGACATGGGCCTGACGGGCGACGTGACCGAGTTTCCCGGGAATCCGGGCGGCCCGCAGACGGTGTACTACGCCAAGCCGGTGGGCACCCACGCGGCGGTCGCGGACGTGGTGCTGCACCTCGCCGAGGAGGCGCGCGGGGCTTCTCCCCACGGCGGCGACGAGGACCGCGGGCACGCCCAGGCCTGGGCCGCCTTTCTGGAGCTGGCCCGCCGGGGCACCCGGGTGGGCGAGGCGCTGGTCTTTCCGCAGGCCGGGATGTTCGAGCTGCGCCACGCGCTCGACGAGGGCCGCCCCGCGCCCGACCTCACCACCGTGGTGACCCCCGAGGGCCTGCGCGACCTCGCGCGCTTCGACGAGGGCGGGCACCACCGCCCGGTCCACACCTTCCGCACCCTGCCGCGCGGCTGGCGGGCGGTCGTGTCGGAAGAGGACCTGCCGCGCGCCATGCACAACCTCTACCCCGCCGTGGTCGAGGAGGGGTACGCGCACCACACCCACAGCCTGCGCGCGACCCCCTGGCCCACCACCGCCCGGCGCCAGACCGGCATCTATGCCCGCGTGACCCGCGCCACCCCCGAGCAGGTCGAGGAGGTCGCCAGGGACGTGTGCAGCCGCTGCCTCAAGACCCGGCTGTGGGCGGGAGAAAAGCTGGGCTGCACCTTCTTTGCGGGCGTCCCCGGCGCCATTCCCTGCCCGGAAGCCTGCACCTACTTCGTGGCCGAGATGCGCGAGGAGGTCAGCGGCAAGCGCGGGGGGGCGGGGGGGCACTCGCACGACCACTGA
- a CDS encoding M20/M25/M40 family metallo-hydrolase, translating into MPLSYLTRIAQTPAPTFDEGERAALMAALWEELGYVTERDEVGNVLTRLTPPGTEGRPALLLAAHLDTVFARGTDVTVREERGRLVGPGVGDNSASLAVLTALLRDLRGETGLLRRPLWVAANVAEEGLGDLRGAKHLLARHRAELGAFVAVDGYLGVAVTRAVGVRRYRASFLGPGGHSWGDQAPSALHALGVAVASLYALHRPATPRTTLNVGLASGGTSVNSIAGSAELLLDLRSLDPGLLADLDQRAQAALHAAAREVGVSLRLERVGDRPGGDLRSGALLDLAREAAREGRTDLRLASSSTDANAAAPHGLPAIALGVYRGGHAHREDEWVQASSLGPGLRFLHRVVELYQRRPVA; encoded by the coding sequence ATGCCCCTCTCGTACCTCACGCGCATCGCGCAGACGCCTGCTCCCACCTTCGACGAGGGAGAGCGCGCGGCGTTGATGGCGGCGCTGTGGGAGGAGCTGGGCTACGTCACCGAGCGCGACGAGGTCGGCAACGTGCTGACCCGCCTGACCCCGCCCGGCACCGAGGGGCGCCCCGCGCTGCTGCTCGCGGCGCATCTCGACACCGTGTTCGCGCGCGGCACCGACGTGACGGTGCGCGAGGAACGCGGGCGGCTGGTCGGCCCCGGCGTGGGCGACAACAGCGCCAGCCTCGCGGTGCTCACGGCCCTGCTGCGCGACCTGCGCGGAGAAACGGGCCTGCTGCGCCGTCCGCTGTGGGTCGCCGCCAACGTGGCCGAAGAAGGCCTGGGCGATCTGCGCGGGGCCAAGCACCTGCTGGCCCGCCACCGCGCGGAGCTGGGCGCCTTTGTCGCGGTGGACGGGTACCTGGGCGTGGCAGTCACCCGGGCGGTGGGCGTGCGGCGGTACCGGGCCAGCTTCCTGGGACCCGGCGGGCACTCCTGGGGGGACCAGGCCCCCAGCGCCCTGCACGCCCTGGGGGTGGCGGTGGCCTCGCTGTATGCGCTGCACCGCCCGGCCACGCCGCGCACCACCCTGAACGTGGGACTGGCCTCGGGCGGGACCAGCGTGAACTCCATCGCGGGCAGCGCCGAACTGCTGCTCGACCTGCGCTCGCTCGATCCGGGCCTGCTGGCCGACCTCGACCAGCGGGCGCAGGCTGCCCTGCACGCCGCCGCCCGCGAGGTGGGGGTCAGCCTGCGGCTGGAGCGCGTCGGGGACCGTCCCGGCGGGGACCTGAGGTCGGGCGCCCTGCTGGACCTCGCCCGCGAGGCCGCCCGCGAGGGCCGCACCGACCTGCGGCTGGCCTCCAGCAGCACCGACGCCAACGCCGCCGCGCCGCACGGCCTCCCCGCCATCGCCCTGGGGGTCTACCGGGGCGGCCACGCCCACCGCGAGGACGAGTGGGTGCAGGCCAGCAGCCTCGGCCCTGGCCTGAGGTTCTTGCACCGGGTCGTCGAGCTGTACCAGCGCCGCCCGGTGGCGTAG